In Cicer arietinum cultivar CDC Frontier isolate Library 1 chromosome 1, Cicar.CDCFrontier_v2.0, whole genome shotgun sequence, one DNA window encodes the following:
- the LOC101510091 gene encoding arogenate dehydratase/prephenate dehydratase 1, chloroplastic-like — protein MASLIVPKLTTSSQLGYQNLRKRHSAFTLKKTNIMMHVVNHNQSQMGDVSHGLHKDLGSLPRPLSISDIVAASDNRAKVRISYKGLPGSFSEEAAVKAYPNCETVSCSDFEEAFKAVELWLTDKVVLPIENTSGGSIHRNYDLLLRHRLHIVGEVQLATNFSLLALPGVRKEYLKRVLSHSQALDLSDDFLNKLGVARENVDDTAGAAQIVASNGLYDTGAIASNRAAEIYGLCVLEERIQDDSEIISRYLVLARDPIIPKANKPFKTSIVFTLNEGPGVLFKALAVFALRDINLSKIESRPQRNRPLRVVDGSNTGTAKYFDYLFYIDFEASMTEPRAQTALGHLQEFATFLRVLGCYPIDSTV, from the exons ATGGCATCTCTTATTGTACCAAAGCTCACAACAAGTTCTCAACTTGGTTATCAAAATTTGAGGAAAAGACACAGTGCTTTTACATTGAAGAAAACCAACATAATGATGCATGTGGTTAATCACAATCAAAGTCAAATGGGTGATGTCTCCCATGGATTGCATAAGGATTTGGGCTCTCTTCCAa GGCCCTTATCCATATCTGATATTGTGGCTGCTTCTGATAATCGTGCCAAAGTACGAATATCATATAAG GGGCTACCAGGATCATTCAGCGAGGAAGCTGCAGTTAAAGCTTACCCTAATTGTGAAACAGTCTCATGCAGTGATTTTGAAGAAGCTTTTAAG GCTGTTGAGTTGTGGCTGACTGACAAAGTTGTCCTTCCTATTGAAAATACATCTGGTGGAAGCATTCATCGGAACTATGATTTACTTCTTCGCCATAGGCTTCACATTGTTGGTGAGGTGCAGTTGGCTACTAACTTCTCCCTTCTAGCTCTGCCTGGTGTCCGAAAAGAGTACCTTAAACGTGTTTTAAGCCATTCTCAG GCACTTGATTTAAGCGACGATTTCCTGAATAAATTAGGTGTTGCAAGAGAAAATGTTGATGATACAGCTGGTGCTGCTCAG ATTGTAGCTTCAAATGGTCTGTATGATACTGGCGCCATTGCAAGCAACCGAGCTGCCGAAATCTACGGGCTTTGTGTACTCGAGGAAAGAATCCAG GACGATTCTGAAATCATCAGTCGTTATCTTGTGCTCGCAAGAGATCCAATAATTCCAAAAGCCAATAAGCCCTTTAAG ACTAGCATTGTGTTTACACTTAATGAAGGTCCTGGAGTGCTGTTTAAGGCTTTAGCAGTATTTGCATTGAGGGACATAAATTTAAGCAAG ATTGAAAGTCGGCCACAAAGAAACCGGCCACTAAGAGTTGTTGATGGCTCCAACACTGGTACTGCCAA GTACTTTGATTACCTTTTCTATATTGATTTTGAGGCGTCTATGACTGAGCCTCGAGCACAAACCGCTTTAGGACATCTTCAG GAATTTGCCACATTTCTTAGAGTTCTTGGATGCTATCCCATAGATTCAACCGTATAG